tcaactcaataatcacactactattcacaaaccatctcaactcactatatcattattgagaaatgagatgagagatgagtTGGGAtggaagttgaaagttgaataaaatattgttagcatattattttttaatattattattattttgaaatttgaaaatgttaagttgtttattatattttgtgtaaaaatataaaaaatttataataataaaataagatgaaatacttATTGtgtccaaacgagaccttagagttgaattgaaatatttcatattcGGCTAGtacattttttcacaaaaaggaaaaagaaaaacccattTGTCAATGTACAAGATGTGTCAATATGGTAGACAAAAGTGACACAAGAGTAGAATATATAGCATAACCACGTatatttatcttccaaatctaGTACCACCCTTCCATTAgtttcaaaataagaaaaatatatattcacctGAATTTTTTTAAGGTTGAGATCATGTATTTAACTATTCAattggtttttgaaaaaaagatttaaaacgGCAGaattaaagattaattttaactGAATAATAAATGTTCATAATTATTCTCGACATCTCAAACTGGTTGTTTTAGATACGAGAAAATCATTGTCATGCTGACCAAGAGCTAGTTGGCAAAACTTGAGTCATCTCATAAACAAATTTGATTAATATTCATTTGAATTACTtcatcttatttatttaattttaaatcacttaattggttttttaatccaaataagTTTTACATGAGGTATCAAGTAATTGGAAATAATATGAATGGATATatgtatatcatatatattcattaaaaatatgtaatatgatCCATGCCAAGAGGGAATAACACAAATCAATAGACTAAAAACTTTGTTCGCTTCATCAACTATGGCCCATGTTtgtataatgagatgaaatgagattattttagttgaaagttgaataaaatattgttataatattattatttaatattattattattttaagatttgaaaaaaattaaattatttatcatattttgtataaaaatttttaaaaattataatgatgagatgaaataaaatcatttctatatttaaatTGTACCTATACGTAAAATTAGGaactcattaaaaaacaataaagaacaaaaaaagttaGCAGGCCGGTTATTGTTTCGTACATCATGTGATCGATTTGAAGATCCATGAGTATTGCCAGAAGATTTGTGATAATTTATACAACAATGTGTATATGcacatgaaaaaatctatttacaaccGGCCAGGGGAATCGCAGGGGCACCGCATCCCACGTGGCCagttgttttaagaaaaaaaaaatatcttaaatggAAGAACAATGGTCAACGAGCAGATGCTTCTCTGTGGGTGCATTTCTCCTGCTGGTATAGATCTGTTTCATGCTCTTCTGGTATCCTTTTTTTACATATTGTTTCAATAACGAGACCCTCGTTTTTTTCCTCACTAGCTTATAAGCAGTAGAGGATATGACCTTCCTAGCATCTGGTTCGGACTAGTGGGATTTCAATGGGTTAGAACAATAACCAAAGTTTAGAATCAACATGGAGAAAAACCAAATTGATAaaaatccattaaaatcaaagatgaaaaaattcgaaatcaaaatctaaaattaaaatagaccaAAACCCATGTCTACAAACTAGAAGAAAACCCAACCAAGCTCCACAActgaaaattaattacaaatcaaaacaGAGCCATGAAGAAATAGAACTCAGAATCGAACTCCCAAATCTAAAATCAATCGAAAACCCATCTGAAATGAAAGCACACGCAATTTAGAGCAATTATATGAAGATGAAATTATCTGAGAACCAGTAACTCAGAAAAAGTGAAATTATctggagaaagaaaaggagaagggaaataaaagaaatgaaaagtgtGGTCtgcaaaggaagaaaaaaatatatgtgtgaACCTTTGTTGTCGTAATGGTCTGCTATCGatcgaagaagaaaaatagataatgtTGTTTGCTTCAGAGCGTGGTCTGCTACAccgaggaagaagaaaaatttgtCTTAACCTTTGTTATCCGTGGTCTGCTACTccactgaagaagaagaagaagagaataaaaaagattCAAAGTGTAGTATGCTactgaaggaagaaaaaaaaaaactttgtccttttctgtttttgcctttttactttttatttttattttacttatttttttcttccacgTAAATTATGCCACGTACAGCCGGTTGCATCCTGTTTACGCAAGCCGGTTGTACGTAGCAAAACTGTATACACATtgttgtatatatgtatatgcacatatatatagaaaatctttgcttaaaaattatatctcaatgaattatttattcaaGGCTCTTCTGTTAATATATCTATAGAGCCTGATAAAATTAATCAAgaagattataatatattaaatatataaagaaatttataagattggACAATTTCTAATATTGTTCCAAAAAGTcaaatctataaacaatttattttttcttcaaaatgatatttcttactaattttactattaaaactGTAGAAAAAACTAGTAGTTTAAACAATAATTATGAAACattacaattattaattaaagatGCTATTAAACATTATAaggaacaaaaatattatttcatgcatATTGGATTAGTACAAATTACTATAAAATCACTCATTAGAAGTGGATTAAATACTTatgtactactatatatatatatatatatatatatattactacaTTATAATTTAGTACTCCATTTTCTTGGTACACATGAGTACTAATATTACAACGTTTTATTAATGGTAAACTAATTAATGATTACAATTGCAGTTGCAGATCAAATATATGAAGGTctatcaatattaatataacatatatatatatatgtccgtatcatattaatatttacgaCAAGCTCGAGTTCTATCGATTGAGACATGATTGGTGATCTCCATGTAAACCAGCTGACTCAAGGAACATCTCGAGGATCCAAAGCAAGGCCAGTTTGTTGTTGATTAACTGGGGCCGCCTGTGCGTTTACCACTACATTCCTCCATAGGAAATTCTTGATGACAATAATTATAAAGCTAAATAATCCTGAAAAGGCTCCAAGATAATAAGGAGGCCCAGTCATTAGCAACTCCAACGTCAAGTGCATCGTCAGTGTCATCGAGACTTCAAAGATGTAGTAATGGTGGCCAGGCCTGAGTAAATTGATTATAGAGAGGGCATCAACTGTGAGAAGCTCACACGTTAACATTAATAGGCCATAATTAGGTGCCATCGACGGCTGTGGCCAGACGGCATGATCAGAAGCTTCGTAAGGATCAAGGGAGGATGGTGGCCCGATGGAACTTAGCACATGCATGGTGCCTATTTTCAAAATCAGAAAACATGCTCCAAGCATAACCAAGAAATCTCCAACTGACTTAATCAGAAAATGGTGCCTATATGTTTCACATGCATTGTTATAGAAACCAGTGAACAATAGAAAAGCTAGGGCAACTGTGTGCGCTATTTCCAGCATCATTCTGAAGGTGACACGCACAACAGTAGTGCTGCACCCTGCAATGGTTGTTATGTAATACTGAGTTTCAAAGAAACTGACTAATGCACAATGGAAACTTACTGAACCGAGAAGGAACCATAAGATTCTAGCTGGGGTCACCCGGGGGTATACATTCAATGCCATCCATGTTTGTATAAGAGGGGTGGGGCGGCGAACTTCATGGTCATGATTCTCACCTACAACTGGATCAGAAGATCGGTGATCATTCCAAAGATTTCtccatgaaaattttatggCTTGCCAAAACGTGGGTATTGGATCGTCGGATGCAACCTGCCCATTTGGCATTACATTTATACTTATCTCATGATTTGACTGTATAAGGTGCCCATCTCCAGGTTCAAGAGGCAGTCCGTTCCTACGCTCAGGCGGCTGTTGAAGATTTATGGGAGACAAAACTTCTCGCTTTATGGGAAGGTGGGAAAAGGGTAGTTATGTTGGTAGAGAACgttggggagagagaggtgGGGATATTTTATGGGTCTTCAAGGCATTTGTTGCATGTTAGTAGCAAAAATGCGAGGCCCTTTTTAAATATGCAATTGCCGATCGAGAATATTAATATGCATGTACCCAAAGGTAAAGGAAGGCAtagaatgaagaagaaagaaaatatgggTTATTCCAAATGTTACCTACATTTCACTTAATCCAAAGCGTGAACATCAGTCAAGCAAGTAAGATAACATCTTACATACTTGATccgagtaatgttatatataattatgaaatgtataaatatcgtataatcgttttaaaaaataataaaatttattattaaaaatttaatttttttttatataggtctcatatttatttatttttttaaaaataattatacgacatTTACACACTTATGattgtaagtatcatttctctatttgacgctatctaatcattatattgATACAGGCCTTACACGTGTCATGAGCGATGAGCACCAGTGCAGTACtccaaaaaattaagaaaaattctattcttaagcctcatacatcacacaccatcctttttatgatttctttaattttattctcttaccaaatgtgtggtatatgtattatgaatagaataattcaattattttaaaaataataaaaccaaaaaaaactttaaaaaaatttaaaaaaaataaaaaaattttggtgtgtggtgtatgggcttatgaatagcaatgctcaaaAACTAATGATCAAGatacaattaattaaagaataaaagcaCAAGAAAGTATTTAATTGGCTCAGAATAGTTAGAAGAAAAGCTAGGTAggctttctctctctatatatgtaTTGAGCAGTGATGGAGCTACCGATATTGGCTCCCGAGACTGCCTACCGAGAAGGGGTTTTTTTTGTCTcgttttttcatgtatttttttaatttctttatatatttaaaaaaaattcaaaacataattaaaaaatacttacttaatcactaagtaaaaaaaatatattgatagagataaaaaataggTTCCCCaaacatttcttatatatatatggagaatcttttataaattcagtttctgcacctaacaagtgaaaagagatgcgGATAATCTATGTGATGATGACAATACTTTACTGTATAAATagaagcaatccaaccgaaaaaaaaattgaaaagtggtaaaatgaaatttaaaattagcaaAACCAAAGCATGGTCTTGGTCACAGAATATAAAATTCTGAATCAATTTTATTAGAGTGCAAAAGAATATGTATCAATAGAGATAAACACATTATAGTTAGGAAACGAAAAATAACCCAATCATAAAATTTTGAGTCAATTCCTCCAAAATAGCAGCCTATATGTAAAGCCACAAAAACTTCTACAgaaattgcaaaaataaatgttacaataatatgagtaatatgaaaattaaaagattttagatattctagtaatagttttcttagcaaaatttatgaattgtagaattcaAACATACTACTCAATGATCCAGAgagcactaaaaaaatacagtcttttatttctatattgttctcacattttttcatcattaaagtaagtctattctattttgaaaactccaaaaatattatatcaaacccAAATCTTCATGTGTGTTAATAATAAGGTCGATGATGAccttattattagtttaaataatattttactttaatttttttcagcatttttaattaagttaatgtttacttatttttaaattaatattttaatcttctaccgttagattgtTTTGAAGACTCTAAGACGAAAGGaatgggttaaatacccagacactcttccttctccctcacttttccctcccccttctctctcctccctcagctCACGCGTATGTGGTACGCTGCCCCTCTCCAAGCCAAttcttcctctgcccagcccgGTGCTGTCGTGCAccggtgagcctcaccgccccttccaccggcaccacctcactccggcgagtccccccatactggtctccctctctcacactctatcttcctctctctcggctgtgcacagcccgaatgggcttgatgTTGATGagctttataaattaaatttgataatttatttatgatatgatatttatatattaattatctattttaaattaatttaaattttcattattgaatcaaatttagagacttatgataaatggttggatttaaatcttaaaaaatttaatattttataaattaaatttgataatttatttatgatgtgatatttatatgttaattaattattttaaattaatttaaatcaatatttaaatttttattattagatcaaatttagagatttatgatgaaatgttggatttaaatctcaaaaactttaatattttataagttaaatttgataatttatttatgatatgatatgatatttatttatttattatttatttattttaaattaatttaatcagtattcaaattttcaccattggatcaaatttggagaTTACGATGAAGGGCtggatttaaatccaaaaacttTCATTTCCTCCTCACTTtctatttctccctctctctccttccgctcagccgcgtcctccctctctctcacgcaatctcctccctcaagcagtcGTGCACCACAGTGCAGTGTCACCAACCACATCACCGGCTTCCCCTCACGCCAGCGACCAAAACCAACCGTCGAAGTCCCTTGGCAGCTCCTCTCTTCCCCGTgcgtcttccctctctctctctctctctctctctcacccgatctcctcccttAAGCAGCCCaacgccgccgtgcgccaccctGCAGCTTAACTGGCCACCTCACCGACTTCCCCTCACGCTGGCGAGGAAACCCCACCGTCAAAGTCCATTGGCagcacctcccttagccacaTGCGACCAACCTGAAATGGGTCTCGACGCACAGGTTTCTCCCCATAGCGCCGCCATTGGCCACCCCTACGCcaccacaccaccaccaccagcctcGTCCTTTGCCGATGAtccctcatcttcctcctttcctccagcCAAAGCCCCAACTTCTGCCTTTTCTCTTCACAGATCtgttggtttgtgatttgtgtggaaatttgtttggtaattttgtgattttgtggtaaattgtgaattgtgtgaaaatttgtttGGTAATTTTGTGAGTTGTGTGGttattttgtggtgaatttgcAGAAATTGATGTAAGGGGAACTGATGATTTTACTGTGAGGTAGATTGGGACGTGAGGGGAGGAAGAAAACGTAAAATGATGTGTGAAAATTTGTTTGGTAATTTTGTGGTGAATTGTGATTTGTttggtaattttgtaatttgtgtggttattttgtggtgaatttgcAAAGAAATGGACGAAGGGAAAATAGTGATTTTTCTGTGAGGTAGAGAGGGACGTGAGGGGAGGAAGAAAACGTAAAATAAGTTACTGTTTATTGTTGTTCATCTCACTGTTCATGGGACGATAGacacttttaagtataaggagatacACATACACCCACCCAAAAAGCAAGCTGTTTTTTTGGTGAACACGAAAGAATGTACCCAAAAAACAATTTGCATTATGGACTGCTCAAacatattttcttctcttcatgATCTCAACAGTGCCATGTATATCTGATGTCCGTCTTCATCTCTATTTGCCGACTTCTGCTTCCACCACAATCTGATCCCCAATTTTTCCTCTCCCCTCTTTTGAAACTAATATTTTGACATCAGCTTCTAAAGGGAGCCATTCATTAAAGAATCCTGTTACTCGTTTAACTACATTTATCAGgcctgcttttttttttataaaaaaatgtgatataatGATACAACTGAGAACTgctatttttcatcttatatttaaAATGTGTCATAGCAACAAGTATGATGAGTGACAAAATCCATGATGAagtgtagcattactctactACACCTCCATCTCACTCTTATATGATATTATCTATCGACTCtctgaatttattattttaaaaagagttgaTCAAATAGTTGATTAGCAATGCCACATCAACGCATTATGTAGCATACTTTTGTTGTCTTTAAGTCGGTGAAGtgtgaaaaacaaaattcttcatgaatattaacataattatttccCTCATACTAAATGAATTCTTCCTGCTTTTATAGCTAAAGGCCATCGAGATTGAATGAGAGACTTGACTTATACCAAACATCTATCTAAACAGAAGATAATGCAAGCTCTATATGCAGCCATTCAACAAGAACTCAAACAACGGTTGCTGTTAAATGAACTAATCCAGAAACAGCAGCAAGTAATATGACTCGTATATactccaaaaataaataaataaaaaagttcatgGCATGTGAATTCTAGCagacaagaaattcataatacATCAAGGAATTTGAGAAAAGAATTCCTCCAGCTGACCGACATCTATCACCACACCGAGTCTCTGGGTAAAAACCTCATTGCTCAAGTTAGCATTTATGGTGTTATCTGGAGCACGAATCTCATTGTACTCATTCAAGTTGTGCACGGCACCATCTGCACAAGCAGATACGGGAGACAGAAAAGTAAAGCCTTGTCATAAAGCCTTAGAGCGATGTTATCACATCAAAATACAATACTTTTGGGAATCCAATTTTATCCCAAAAGCTACTTAAATAGCTAATATTCAGAAGTATTAACTGAGAAACAGAAAGAAAGGAAACGATATTCATTGACGTGGTTGCTTGTCAAGAAATGACCGTTTACACAACACAATGTTCTCCAAATTCCTCTAATAGATTACAGGAGAGAACACCACATCATGTCCATTTCTATGACAATTGGAGGGACAAATAATCCCCCTTAAAGAGTGGGCCGAGCCCACGCCCGAGAGAGCCCGTGGATCAAAGGTCCGAGGTCCATGACCCTTGACTGAAGAGCCAACAACCACTACGCGCCAATATGTAATTCAAACCCAGCTGTCATTAACCACGGATCAATGACACAACGAACAAAGAATATCCAGCGTGATATCCGCCCGTGATACTCGCCCAGAGAATTAATGTCCTCCAACATAACGGCTGACTGGGAGCCCTAACAATCCGCAATCCAGCAAGGATCAGAGGAAATCACGTCATGAGACGAGCCTTCTCATCACTTGACCAACCCGTATAAATAAAAGTCAAAGAACATGCAAGAGGTAACTTTTGATCACCCtgaaactcaaaatactctccaAGTTATatactgacttaggcattggaggTGTCCCTGGACACACCGAGCCCCTCCTACTTTCTGATTACAAGTTACTGGAAATCCTTGGCAAAGATGCGAAACACGTCTCAACAACAACAATCCTAGTCCCTTTATGTTTTGGAACGAGACATTTTCATACAAATATAATCAGTTAGTTTTAGCTTActtcaaaattatttatgtgTAGAAAAGTTGCTATCTCTATTCCAAGCACTCTAATCTTCTAGGGCATGTAATCAGATAAATTTGTTACCACGAAAAATTCCAGCAATCTAAGGAACTgaatccaaaaagaaaagatgtgAAAGAACACCAAACTTTACCTAAGTTAGTATTAGATCTATCTGGGAAcagaaattttgtaaaaataaaaaaacatatagctCCTAGCATTCACCTTCAGCGACTATGGGTTCATATACAGGGGGTTCAACAGTCCAGTTCCCAACAGAATCTTTCATGTGTCTTCTATCAGATGCAAAGCAACGAAGAAATATTGGAGCATGCACAATCCGGAAAAACCTGATAGCAAAAGCAGCAGTTTCTTCCagtgagaaaatataatttcgTCCTGGGTTTTAATATTTCTTCCGGCAGTCAtatgtatgtaattttttatttcaattttattagaGGTGCGCAactcaagtacacaagatgtatacAAAAGAAGGCACCCAAATTAGGGAGATGGAAAACAACAAGACATAAGGGGGCCAATACTCAACAATGATGCATTGACATACTCACCCATAAAGTGAGAAATAGTGAAGTAAAAAAATATCCAGTTAATTACACATCACCTCTGGTACTCAGAGAAGAGCTGAAATGATGGCCGGATAGTTTCTGACACATAGGAGgttaaaggagatggaaatgGAAGGCTTGAATCTAAATCCCACACTAAGTGAGGAGTGTCACCTTCTCTTCTTTTCTGTAAATTTTTTAGAAACAAATCAATTGCTAGTACTTTTAACAAAAGTCCCAACGTGATTTTTAAAGTCGTAAGGAGACAAAAtgctaaaaaaatgaatatgaatgAGCAAAACTAACTCCAGTTTACCCTCAAGTTGCTCCTAACAATGAAAACAACTGCTATTACAGAAAAAGCGTTTGGTCTCACCTGAATGCAAACAACGTGATAATCCCAGAGAACTATCCCGTCTGCTCTTTTGCTGGCCTTCTGATGCCACAATGGAATCTACAagattttccataaaaaattagaatcaaACAAATGTTCCATTTTCGGTCAAACTTACCCACAACATGATTCTTTACACATGTCAAACCCACATTGACAACAACAAAACACTttcaaagatttaaaaaatgactACTTCAGGATAGTCTGGATGCACTAGCATTAAAGACTTACAGTTACAGTAAAGAAACCAACTAAAAAGAAAACAGTAAGCATTAACTTTAACATCAAGAATCCCATAAAAACCATAGCTTTGAGCTGAGCTCATTAGAACACTAATACCAGGTACCCACGATTAAGGTCTTGTCTCAACTCACCTTAAATAGTTCTTAAGTGCACAATACCACCATATCCAGAGGAACAAGAAAGGGAAAATTCAGGATAAGATACATGCCTGTTTATTTTCATTGGAAATGAAAACGACAAAAAGATCAGATCCCCCAGCGTCTGCCACTCCACTGGTGCATAATTTCTTGCAAAGGAAGTATACGTTCTcctcactacaaaaaaaatataaaaataataaattccgTATGCTTAtagtttgagaaatgagagaacaGCTTCAGGCTTTTGATTAATGCCGAGTATGTTCTTCAAGCAGAGAAAGTGGGCCAAAATTTGCAAATATTGGTGGATTCAGTAAGCTTGTAAGACTTCTACATTTACATATAAATGTAAATTATGATCTTGGCTCTATAGGTGGTTTCGAATATTGATCAATCTCCCAGGTGGGCTAATATGCTTGCGGATCTAATCCTCCCCTCTCCTGTTTCTCAAAGTATCCCAAGCAAAAGACACAAGAGGATGCCGATTAATACCTGCGAAAGCAGAAAGACTTCAAGGAAATTCCACACATTTCGGAGCCTAGCAATTATTGAGTACCTTTTTCACCAACGTCACCTACCCTATTCGGAACGTAAAAAACCCTAAACATGGATTTTTGTCCTTGATTtcgaaaatgatgaatatattatataagtctGAGGTATTTACCAGTAATAAGGAGTGTGATCAAAATCAGAAATGTCCAAACTGTTTTGTACGGACTCTGAGGTACTCATTGCTCGCTCTTCAGCTCTCGCTCTCTGTCCCTAAACAAACACCCCGCACCGTATTCATGCAGCAATGCTCGCCATGATTTCCTTTccgaaccttttttttttttttttttccgtttttggtgtttttttttcctcaaagaAAGCCCGAAGaggaaacgacgccgttttgtcTTCTCGAAATGAATTGCACACCCCATATTCGTAGGCCTaaagttttttacttttttttacgCACGCATCGTTCGGACTCATCCTAAAACGAACCGCCCATACGCCCGAACAAGGAACATGGACCCTGTAAACCCCACGAACCACTTCCACATGACCGCCGAGCCACTGCCGGCACGGCGGAGCGTCTGCGTGAGGTGCGCTCGACCCACCCCTGTCTGCCTCTGCGAGAGGCTACCGGCCCGGCCAATCACAACCAGGACCCAAGTCGTCATCGTCCACCACCCACACGAGGCCGACCACAAGCTGTCCACTGTGCCGGTTCTGACCAAATGCCTCCTCAACTCCACCACAATCATTACCCGCCGCCTCCGCCAAGGCCTCTCCCCTCTCCTCGACCAATTCCCTCCCGCCATCTACCTCTTCCCCCCCACCAACCCTTCCTCGCCCGCCGTCACCCTATCCTCCCTCATACGAGATAATACCCCTTTGGTCTTGGTCGTCTTCGATGCGACCTGGAAGCACGCCAAGGAGATGGTGAGCGCAAGCGAGGGTTACCTGTCGAAGTTTGCAACTAGGGTTTGTTTGGACTACGATGAGAGTGTGAGCGGCGGGAGTATATACGACTCGGAGTTGATTCTGAGGAAGGAGCCGTACGGTGGGTGCGTGAGCACCATGGAGGCGGTGGCGAGGGCCCTGAGGGTTCTTGAGCCCAATGGGACAGA
This genomic interval from Juglans regia cultivar Chandler chromosome 3, Walnut 2.0, whole genome shotgun sequence contains the following:
- the LOC109004633 gene encoding tRNA-uridine aminocarboxypropyltransferase 2; translated protein: MDPVNPTNHFHMTAEPLPARRSVCVRCARPTPVCLCERLPARPITTRTQVVIVHHPHEADHKLSTVPVLTKCLLNSTTIITRRLRQGLSPLLDQFPPAIYLFPPTNPSSPAVTLSSLIRDNTPLVLVVFDATWKHAKEMVSASEGYLSKFATRVCLDYDESVSGGSIYDSELILRKEPYGGCVSTMEAVARALRVLEPNGTDIERTLIEVLREMVRLQARYLKPMKPRPKLLKKGKEKDSKENSKGSEPSISL
- the LOC109004634 gene encoding protein N-terminal glutamine amidohydrolase isoform X1, coding for MSTSESVQNSLDISDFDHTPYYCEENVYFLCKKLCTSGVADAGGSDLFVVFISNENKQIPLWHQKASKRADGIVLWDYHVVCIQKRREGDTPHLVWDLDSSLPFPSPLTSYVSETIRPSFQLFSEYQRFFRIVHAPIFLRCFASDRRHMKDSVGNWTVEPPVYEPIVAEDGAVHNLNEYNEIRAPDNTINANLSNEVFTQRLGVVIDVGQLEEFFSQIP
- the LOC109004634 gene encoding protein N-terminal glutamine amidohydrolase isoform X2, which produces MCGISLKSFCFRSEENVYFLCKKLCTSGVADAGGSDLFVVFISNENKQIPLWHQKASKRADGIVLWDYHVVCIQKRREGDTPHLVWDLDSSLPFPSPLTSYVSETIRPSFQLFSEYQRFFRIVHAPIFLRCFASDRRHMKDSVGNWTVEPPVYEPIVAEDGAVHNLNEYNEIRAPDNTINANLSNEVFTQRLGVVIDVGQLEEFFSQIP
- the LOC109004634 gene encoding protein N-terminal glutamine amidohydrolase isoform X3 — encoded protein: MSTSESVQNSLDISDFDHTPYYCEENVYFLCKKLCTSGVADAGGSDLFVVFISNENKQIPLWHQKASKRADGIVLWDYHVVCIQKRREGDTPHLVWDLDSSLPFPSPLTSYVSETIRPSFQLFSEYQRFFRIVHAPIFLRCFASDRRHMKDSVGNWTVEPPVYEPIVAEGLPVSRYVGGH